A genomic window from Terriglobia bacterium includes:
- a CDS encoding cytochrome C, translating into MRFLLACLPVIAAGQLLGAPAAPAQISPGPLSKAHQSLSGATQCTSCHVLRMGSAELKCLDCHTEIARRLREHRGLHAAVVQDAAPGKECARCHSEHNGEDFQLIHWETPLASFDHRKTGYALEGKHAALDCKRCHTAEHITAEERSQIRMKDLGRSWLGLTRDCVSCHKDPHSGHLGNNCTQCHNFTDWKAGAQFDHSKTRFPLTGLHVRVACAKCHVSGGPEGKAQYSGLAFAACADCHKDPHRGAFRQACEACHSTEGWRQVRLGQTFDHAKTAYPLLGKHQEVGCVKCHGGADFHKPLAHTLCADCHKPDPHQGQFRERAGGGDCAGCHTVNGFKPSTFGVKEHGTSQYPLAGKHAEVACAKCHLPAGAATLYKIKFERCLDCHSDVHRGQFAAAPYLGKCESCHTVEGFHPAKFTLAQHAKTRFPLEGAHPAVVCKDCHREESINGERTARYRFEDRTCTACHKDPHEGKFRSWMERVRSDGTRAGCRACHSLQSWRDAAGFDHSTTKFALTGAHRGVACSGCHKPSGAEAAARELAFRTAPTVCSECHADPHGGQFARGGKATDCTGCHSTAKWVPSRFDHERNTVFPLKGAHERVSCGSCHKLVEERDGKNVLLYKPTPKACVECHGDREFPN; encoded by the coding sequence ATGCGTTTCCTGCTCGCGTGCCTGCCGGTGATTGCGGCGGGGCAGCTGCTGGGCGCTCCGGCGGCGCCGGCGCAGATCTCTCCCGGGCCGCTTTCGAAAGCGCACCAGTCACTGAGCGGGGCGACGCAGTGCACCAGTTGCCATGTGCTGCGCATGGGCTCGGCGGAGCTAAAGTGCCTGGACTGCCATACGGAGATTGCGCGGCGGCTGCGCGAGCATCGCGGGCTGCACGCCGCGGTGGTCCAGGATGCGGCGCCGGGCAAGGAGTGCGCGCGTTGCCATTCCGAGCATAACGGAGAGGATTTCCAGCTCATTCACTGGGAGACCCCGCTGGCGTCGTTTGACCATCGCAAGACCGGGTACGCGCTGGAAGGGAAGCACGCCGCGCTGGATTGCAAGCGCTGCCACACCGCGGAACACATCACGGCGGAAGAGCGCAGCCAGATCCGCATGAAGGACCTGGGGCGCAGCTGGCTGGGGCTGACGCGCGATTGCGTAAGCTGCCACAAGGACCCGCACAGCGGGCATCTGGGCAACAACTGCACGCAGTGCCACAACTTCACGGACTGGAAAGCGGGAGCGCAATTCGATCATTCCAAGACGCGTTTTCCGCTGACCGGGCTGCACGTGCGGGTGGCCTGCGCCAAATGCCACGTTTCCGGGGGGCCGGAGGGAAAGGCGCAGTACAGCGGGCTGGCGTTTGCGGCTTGCGCGGACTGCCACAAAGATCCGCATCGCGGGGCCTTTCGGCAGGCCTGCGAGGCATGCCACAGCACGGAGGGCTGGCGGCAGGTGCGCCTGGGACAGACCTTCGATCACGCCAAGACGGCGTATCCGCTGCTCGGCAAGCATCAGGAAGTGGGCTGCGTAAAGTGCCACGGGGGAGCGGATTTTCACAAGCCGCTCGCGCATACCCTGTGCGCCGATTGCCACAAGCCCGATCCACACCAGGGGCAGTTCCGGGAGCGCGCGGGAGGCGGCGACTGCGCGGGGTGCCACACGGTCAATGGCTTCAAGCCTTCCACGTTCGGCGTGAAGGAACACGGCACCTCGCAGTATCCGCTGGCGGGCAAGCACGCCGAGGTGGCCTGCGCGAAATGCCATCTGCCGGCGGGCGCGGCGACGCTCTACAAGATCAAGTTCGAGCGCTGCCTGGATTGCCACAGTGATGTGCATCGCGGGCAGTTCGCGGCGGCGCCGTATCTGGGGAAGTGCGAAAGCTGCCATACCGTCGAGGGATTCCACCCGGCGAAGTTCACCCTGGCGCAGCATGCGAAGACGCGCTTTCCGCTGGAAGGCGCGCACCCGGCGGTGGTCTGCAAGGATTGCCATCGCGAAGAGTCGATCAACGGGGAACGCACGGCGCGCTATCGCTTCGAGGACCGCACCTGCACGGCCTGCCACAAAGATCCGCACGAAGGGAAATTCCGCTCCTGGATGGAGCGCGTGCGCAGCGACGGCACGCGCGCGGGATGCCGGGCCTGCCATTCGCTGCAGTCCTGGAGGGACGCCGCGGGATTTGACCACTCGACGACGAAGTTTGCGCTGACCGGAGCGCACCGCGGAGTGGCCTGCTCCGGGTGCCACAAGCCCAGCGGGGCGGAAGCCGCGGCGCGCGAACTGGCCTTCCGCACGGCGCCGACGGTGTGCAGCGAGTGTCACGCGGATCCGCACGGCGGGCAATTTGCGCGCGGTGGCAAGGCTACGGATTGCACCGGCTGCCACAGCACGGCGAAATGGGTTCCCTCGCGTTTCGATCACGAGCGGAATACGGTATTCCCGCTGAAGGGGGCGCACGAGCGCGTTTCCTGCGGTTCCTGTCACAAACTTGTGGAAGAGAGAGACGGGAAAAACGTGCTCCTGTACAAGCCGACCCCGAAGGCTTGCGTGGAATGCCACGGGGACCGAGAGTTCCCCAATTAG
- a CDS encoding NAD(P)-binding protein, translating to MTTDKDRMLGMDRNITRRDLLNGFALAAGAALVPGAIFGAFDPVGAAEGGASYYPPALTGMRGSHPGSFEVAHSMRDGTFWEKAGKPEDTGEHYDLVIVGGGLSGLAAAHYYRKAAGADAKILIIENHDDFGGHAKRNEFQAGKAFRLGFGGTFSIESPAPYSAVAKGLIAELGIDVPGFSKVYDPKIYSTRGMSQGMFFDKETFGADRLASLPTAGGMDSQAKFGAMASEEFLAQAPLSAAAKKDLARLISENKDYLPGLSSAEKKAKLARISYADFLTKIAGVDPSVVKVFQTMLHGLYGYGMDAVPAQDAWGFSFPGFAGMNLDPAPGKGMNRDSIPNEEAEKYFFHFPDGNATIARLLVRGLIPAAIPGKTVDDVILARANYARLDEASSAARIRLNSTAVRVKHVGEAKSAKEVEVVYAREGKAHTVRGANCVLACWHVVIPYICEELPAAQKAALADSAKVPIVYTNVLLRDWKAFEKLGLSAVNAPGSYFSSFQLDMPVSMGGYECAKSPEEPIVVHMMRTPCRPGRSGREQHLAGRAELFRTTFETFERNIREQLGRTLSGGGFDPARDIAAITVNRWPHGYAYQYNSIYDRFWLEGGELPCEAARKPYGRITIANADADAYAYTDCAIDQAYRAVEELRARA from the coding sequence TTTGCGCTGGCCGCGGGCGCGGCGCTTGTGCCGGGGGCCATTTTCGGGGCGTTCGATCCCGTGGGCGCGGCGGAGGGCGGTGCATCGTATTACCCGCCGGCGCTGACCGGAATGCGCGGCAGCCATCCCGGTTCGTTCGAGGTCGCGCACAGCATGCGCGACGGCACGTTTTGGGAGAAGGCCGGAAAGCCCGAGGATACGGGCGAGCACTACGACCTGGTGATCGTTGGCGGGGGCCTGAGCGGGCTGGCCGCGGCGCATTACTATCGCAAAGCCGCCGGCGCCGATGCCAAGATCCTGATCATCGAGAATCACGACGATTTTGGCGGGCATGCCAAGCGCAACGAATTCCAGGCGGGAAAAGCATTCCGCCTCGGTTTTGGCGGCACCTTTTCGATTGAAAGCCCGGCGCCGTACAGCGCGGTGGCCAAGGGGTTGATCGCCGAGTTGGGCATCGATGTTCCGGGCTTTTCAAAAGTTTATGATCCGAAGATCTATTCCACCCGGGGGATGAGCCAGGGGATGTTCTTCGACAAGGAAACCTTTGGCGCGGACCGTCTGGCGTCTCTGCCCACGGCCGGAGGGATGGATTCCCAGGCGAAGTTCGGGGCGATGGCGTCGGAAGAGTTTCTGGCGCAGGCGCCGCTTTCCGCTGCGGCGAAAAAGGACCTGGCGCGGCTGATCAGCGAAAATAAGGACTATCTGCCCGGGCTTAGTTCCGCGGAGAAGAAGGCCAAGCTGGCGCGGATCAGCTACGCGGATTTCCTGACGAAGATCGCGGGCGTGGACCCGAGCGTGGTGAAAGTGTTTCAGACCATGCTGCACGGGCTGTACGGCTACGGCATGGACGCGGTGCCGGCGCAAGACGCCTGGGGCTTCAGCTTCCCCGGGTTTGCGGGGATGAATCTGGACCCGGCGCCGGGCAAAGGCATGAACCGCGATTCCATTCCCAATGAAGAGGCGGAGAAGTATTTCTTTCACTTTCCGGACGGCAACGCGACGATCGCGCGGCTGCTGGTGCGCGGCCTGATCCCCGCGGCGATTCCGGGAAAGACGGTGGACGACGTAATTCTGGCGCGCGCGAATTACGCGCGGCTGGACGAAGCTTCCTCGGCGGCGCGCATCCGGCTGAACAGCACGGCGGTGCGGGTGAAGCATGTGGGAGAGGCGAAATCGGCGAAGGAAGTGGAGGTGGTTTACGCGCGCGAAGGCAAGGCGCACACCGTGCGCGGGGCCAACTGCGTACTGGCCTGCTGGCACGTGGTGATCCCGTACATCTGCGAGGAGCTGCCGGCGGCGCAAAAAGCAGCGCTGGCCGATTCGGCCAAGGTGCCCATCGTCTACACCAACGTGCTGCTGCGGGACTGGAAAGCGTTCGAGAAACTCGGCCTCTCCGCGGTGAACGCGCCGGGGAGTTACTTCAGCAGCTTCCAGCTGGACATGCCGGTGAGCATGGGAGGTTACGAGTGCGCGAAGTCACCGGAGGAGCCCATCGTGGTGCACATGATGCGCACGCCGTGCCGGCCGGGGCGCTCGGGGCGGGAACAGCACCTGGCGGGGCGCGCGGAGCTGTTCCGCACGACGTTTGAAACGTTTGAGCGCAACATCCGCGAACAGCTTGGGCGCACGCTGAGCGGCGGGGGCTTCGACCCGGCGCGGGACATCGCGGCCATTACCGTCAATCGCTGGCCGCACGGCTACGCCTACCAGTACAACTCGATCTACGACCGCTTCTGGCTGGAGGGCGGGGAGCTGCCCTGCGAAGCGGCCCGGAAACCCTACGGGCGCATCACCATCGCCAATGCCGACGCCGATGCCTACGCCTACACCGACTGCGCGATAGACCAGGCGTACCGCGCAGTAGAGGAGCTGCGCGCCCGCGCGTAA